The window AGCAATCTAGAAAGAAGCTATTTACGCAATTTTCTGAGAGTTTCATACAAGATTGCACAGAATTTTGACGGAGCTTATGTGCATATTTTAAATGGTGATAGTTTTGAAAGCTGACATTTAAACACAAAAGAACCTTATGGTTAACATAGTGTCATGTTGTTACTAATTTACCTTACGGCAAACACAACGTAAGACATTGCGCATTTACTATGAAGTTCACCGCAAGCATCCAAGTGTTTAATTTTGCAAAACTTTCTTTAGTTATTGGCAGCATTTTAACGAACATATAAGTAATCCGAACATATATGGAGCACAATATGGCTGCTTCAGGTATTCTTAGAATCTTCAAGTGATTAGTGTTTTCATAGCACTGAGCTGTTGTGAAGATGTCAATAAATtgtaaaatgtttgttgtagAGCAAAATATTACAACTCCTCTTTTGTAAATAATATCACAACATTGAGCTGTGGGTGAGGCATGTAAAGTTTATGCTGCCAACGAGTCATCAAATATAGAAAAGGCAGCACCGAGATAAAGATGCCAACTAGACATGACTGAAGAAAGTAAACAGCTATTTTCACACTTTGTTGGGTCAGCCAAGAGAATCCACATTCCTTGCTTACATGGTATGTAAGGATGTTCTACCAAAACAACAGTTTAAaagaaaacagttttaaatttgacTAGTTTGCAAAGTGCTGCCATGATAACACCATGTAAATCAGCGAATATCATAGAATAGAGTTCTCTAGCGATACACAGCCAACTGAATTTAATTCTGTAACCAATGACTCTTCATGTTAAAAATAACGAAAGAATAACAGTTTGTGCCTCAGCCAATCATAGAGCAGAAGCATGGATTATAAGGTTTCACCCACCACGGGATAGAAACAGCTGGATAATTATCTATAATGCAAAAGTCTGACCAAAATCATTTTAAATCATGCAATATTTGGTCACCCAGCCAATGTAACAAGTTGTTTCTTGAGCCTGTGATCtaacatctacatgtactagAAGGCATGTGGAAAATCTGAACGACTGAGAAACTAATTTAGGGAGCTTGGCTAACAATAATTCTTTGGCCTTTGACAACTTCTAAGGAGTGACAACTCTTAAACGGTAACAACTTCTAATCACAAATTACATGGGGTGACAACTCTTACGCAAAAAAACTGCTAAGAAGAGACAGCTTCTAAGCAGAAACAGTTTATAAGCAGAAGTTAAGAGTTCGCAACATTTTTACACTGTTTTAGCTGACAAAACATTTTACAGTATAATCTTATTAGCTTAATACCCCCTGGTATGTCACTCTAATCAAAAATGTTTATTCTATGTTAGAAAATTAATAGTTAATTTCAAGAATTTCTCCAGAAGTTACGCTTATTAGATGATAATGATAAATGCTTTATTACAGTGCTTCTCGCAAGAGCCTTGATATCTGCTAGTAGAAATGATAAACCACGTTGTATGAAGAATGAAGGTTGTATGAAGGTTGGTGTGGACACGACTGTGCCAGCATGACTCTTTCTGACTGACTTTCAGACTCTTTACCCGTACGTATCCCTTCAAGTCACCATGAGTAGTTGTAGAATGGGGTATGAAATAACCAACTATTTAGGCCTGGGTAGATATCAACTTGGAGTTAATCTCTCAGTTAATAATATGTGATTAACGCTTTTTATTGCTACTAAACAGAAGATGACCATTGAACAAAttcattaaacaatttttagagTTTACTGAGCCCGACAGTTACATGAAAAGCATTCAGTTATTGTAGTACACAAACATGGTTCATAACAATCTTAAGCAAAGCCATTTAATAACGGACCACGCGGGCTCCACACTCCACCACTATCGATGAAGGCACCCAACATGGTAAATAGCATAAACCTATTGCATCACAAAGCTGATGTAGCAGTTCAATAATTGTAAAGGGTGTGTGATAGACCCACCCTTACATTGACATAGGCATGCATAGTCATAGCTTTACTAGCTGCTAGTACATGTTAAACCATGAGTTGAATATTTCAACTTCATATTAGAAAGTAATTTGGAATAACTTGAAACGGGTTAAAGAGATTTTTAATGATTTGGAAAGAGTTAAGGAGATCTGGAATGAGTTGATAAGAATTAAAGAGATCTGGAATGAGTTGATAAGAGTTAAGGAGATCTGGAATGAGTTGATAAGAATTAAAGAGATCTGGAATGAGTTGATAAGAATTAAAGAGATCTGGAATGAGTTGATAAGAGTTAAGGAGATCTGGAATGAGTTGATAAGAATTAAAGAGATCTGGAATGAGTTGATAAGAATTAAAGAGATCTGGAATGAGTTGATAAGAATTAAAGAGATCTGGAATGAGTTGATAAGAATTAAAGAGATCTGGAATGAGTTGATAAGAATTAAAGAGATCTGGAATGAGTTGATAAGAGTTAAGGAGATCTGGAATGAGTTGATAAGAATTAAAAAGATCTGGAATGAGTTGATAAGAATTAAAAAGATCTGAAATGAGTTGATAAGAATTAAAGAGATCTAGAATGAATTGGAACAAGTAAAACTAAACTTTAATGAgtgttaatatatttataataaattgaaGCACAAAAAATGAACATTTCAATAACCCAGCATTTCAATGCTATTATAGGGTGTTTGACAATGACACATATGACAAGATCCTTAGTGTATCATTGATAGTTAAGAGTCTTCACGTCAAACAATGTTTTATAGAAAAAGAAACTCGGTATTGATGGTCCAGTCATAAACCGATGCAATAAAAAGATGTCCTAAAACATGTACTGAAATGATGACAGCTTTTTTAACTACTGTACTTGTATGTTACTTCAAATTATATTAAGAGTAAGTTAGTTACGGTGCATAGCTACCACTCATTTTACTAGTAAACTTACAAATCAGTCAGCCTAGACCCCTGGTACCTAGTTTACAAAGTAGGGTAGATATATAAGTCTATTGTGACTGACTATCCATTAATTAACGCTTAGCATGTAATTTAgcttttttacatagttttgtaTCACCCATTCGTAATAATCCTACatttaattatttcaattacaatGTATTTGGTATTGTTTTTGGaactttgaaataaattacacaaaataccACGAGTTCTCCTAAAATATTTGCTCCACCAGCATATTTTCAACCGATAGCAGAACTGATTAACTTGGCATGTTAAAGCGCAACTgcaatttttattgttgttaaagAGTAGCGGGACCCAAAAGGGCACTAACCATGACTTGTCAATAGTTGACAGCTAGTCTAGGAGAATGACACCATTAGTCATGtgatacaatatatacagtgaTCCCTAATTTACCATAGTTATAAGGACTCAAGGCAGGTATTGACTAGAGCAGTGATTTGTAACCTTCTTTGAGTCGGATAAAACTTTCACATTTATAAAGGTTAAAGGCTACAAGCTACCAAAATGACACAGAATGACACTCAAACGCAGTAATACATTTAGTTTAcagacttttatggtatttagACATGCACACTCATCTAGTGTGAAACCTGGGCCTGTCTTGATGAACGCAACATAAATATCTTCACAGGAATGATGGAAAGGAGCGCACGAAGCTCTTGCTCCAACGGCTCTCAGcctctgtttttagttttttgttacAGTCAGGCTTGAGAAGGTCAGCGCACACAAATATAGGGTTGACAACAAAGCGGCGTCAAAATGGTTGTGTTGGCCCGAATGGAAAACTTCTTGGCAACAGAAAACTAGAAACTGTCCAAAAATGATCAGCAAATTTAGCTTTCAGTTTAATGAGCcgctttttgtttttaaatcatAAAACCAAGCTTTTTAGACTGACTGTTTAACTAAGTGAATCAACCACTTTCAGTGGCATTAGAAAAACTGTATGAATACCTAATCTTTGTGCTTAAAGACAGAATATGTAATATGTAAGCAGACGAGAAAGACAAACAGATAATGACCAATAATTGTAATATAAAAGAAGTGGAAAAAGCCATTTTGTTGATAATTTCCCACAGCACAAAGGACTACGACTTGCAACATACTAGAGGAGTATAACAGTACTAACAGTTGGTATATACTAGAAGAATATAACAGTACGAAAGGTTGGTATATATTAGAGGAATATAACAGTACTAAAGGTTGGTATATACTAGAGGAGTATAACAGTACTAAAGGTTGGTATATACTAGAGGAATATAACAGTACTATATGTTGGTGTATACTAGGGGAATATAACAGTACTAAAGGTTGGTATATACAGTACTAGAGGAATATAACAGTACTAACGGTTGGTACATACTAGAAGAATATAACTGTAAACTATGCTCATGGAATACTGAATTATTAGCAACCTATTGCCACACTATATGCAAGTTATTGCACTTCATAAAAAACCAGATTCGAAGTATAAAAGCCTATATGGATTCTAAAAAACTCAGAATAAACACATGCTTCATTTCACTAACgctaacatttttattaaaaaagttgCTGTTTCCACGGagattttacaattttaaaatagcagaaacatttcatttttaatgattttaaacATTTCTTACTCTTTTTAAATCTTCAAGTGAAAAAAGCTTCATTGACAAGTTCgtaattttattatcattgctTTTATATATAGGGGCtgaaaaaacacaaaaagttTCCTGGCGGCATAAAAACCCTGAAAAGATGTGATAAACCTACCTCCTTGCTTGTACTGTCCCATTACCAGGTGAGCTAAAGCTGCGAGAGCACAGATGTGACTAAACATTGCAGCGATGTGTAATTCTTCAGCTCATTCTGAAAAGTTGTAATACAatatatgttacatgtatatagccacaCATAATCTGTAGGTATTTAGTAATGCAGTGGACCAGATTGGCAAGAGTATCGCGCTTCAAGTATGCTCATGTAAATAATCTGACAGCTGGTGCCAATAACTTTACTGACACGTTAAGACAAGTGATAGGTAGTGGCTTGACACTTTAACGCGTAATGCTAATATCTATCTCTGCTTTTGTAGTGATTTCAAGGCTTGTGGTTTGAACAAACACTCTTACTGGTTTATATCCAAAAATTTCTTCAAAACGTAATCCGTGATAAGTGTTCCACACTAACCATATATAATCTCACTGTACACGAATTCGAATATCATATCATAGAACATAATTATCCAACAGGTGATGGCTAGATCAGCCGCTAATCATATCTTGAcatcaaaataaagaaaattattGATTTCTCCCCATTATCAAGGCATGAAATATGTGTTGTGTGAAAGTGCCTCGACTTGCTCCTGTGAACTCGAGTAGTAACTGCGCTAGTCTTTCAGCTGGTCTCATCACTCAAGGCTGTCTTTAAACCAATTTGGTAAAGATTGCAGAAACAAGAAAGATATCATAGTTTCTCATAACACGGAATCTACtatactttataccatataAATCCTTGCCAATTCACATTATAGAACAGTGTTATGAAAAAAGAGTTTTTTCTTCCgatacacaatttttttttcaccATCTGAAGAAAGTAGTTTTTCAGATATTTTTGTAAGGTGGCCAGGCATGATGGTGTTTTACTGATGGACAAAGGCCTGTGTTATCCATGTTATCCTGTGTTATCCATGTTATCTTGTGTTATCTAGGGGTAAAGGCCTGTGTTATCTAGGGATAACGGCCTGTGTTATCCATGTTATCCTATGTTATCCAGGTTATCCTGTGTTATCCATTTTATCCTGTGTTATCCATGTTGTCCTGTGTTATCCATGTTATCCTGTGTTATCCATGTTATCCTGTGTTATCCATGTTATCCTGTGTTATCCATGTTATCCTGTGTTATTTAGGGGTAAAGGCCTGTGTTATCCATGTTATCCTGTGTTATCTAGGGGTAAAGGCCTGTGTTATCCATGATATCCTGTGTTATTTAGGAGTAAAGGCCTGTGTTATCCATGTTATCATGTGTTATCTAGGGGTAAAGGCTTATGCCTCCCGACTGACTGATGAGAGTTTGAAAAAGACAAGTTTAACGTGAAACACTCACTAATCTATTTTTGACAGGCGCTGGAGCCCTGATATGAAACAAAATTATCTCTAGTATATCCTTGGTACGGTTACTAGAACTCTAGTATATCCTTGGTAGGGGTACTAGAACTCACATACCTAAACATATCTCGTTGTCAAGCCATAGAAAGCTAAGGCTATGTACTCACCCTCTAGCAGTTGTAATGATATCTAATCAAGTAGATATGTGCATTTCATTACCATATATGGCAAAATTAGTTAATCTTCCACTTAGCAATGACTCTTCTGAAGAAGGCGAAACTCCAATATGTACATACAGATTAATAGATAAAGAAAAGCAATGAATACAGCTAGAAATGCACATTGAACAAGTACCTGCTACTTCTTGGGTTCATCCACCTGCTCAGCTTGTCACTTATACAAAGCTCACTTGATGGACAGAGAAAGTTCCTGCTTTGCAATGATTAAATTCCGCTCTTTCTGTGTATCTCTCTCTTAGCAGATGGCAGGTTTAATTGCCTCGTATATAGCCACTCTCAGGTCATAACGAGTTATGTATGAGAAATGTCTGCCGCACTTCTATCATAAATATTGATCCCTGCCGCAGAGGCCAAGTGCAAAATCAATTGGATCCGTGATTAGCTGAATAAGCTAAAAGAGTTATACAGAGTAAACGTTGAAACTGAATAGAGGCATTTCTATTGTTGTAGTACCATTATACCACCCCATAGAGATAGTAGATGCTTAGGCTAATTGCAATAATATGAGCATAAAATGTTGGAACATAAAAACAGCTGGCGGATATGAAAATCACCCATATTTATTTGAATAGTTTTCATACTATGAATAACATTGCAGTATTTTTTAGATACAAACACACGCTAATAGGATACtgctttgaaaaaaaacagGAGAAATATGTCACAATATAGCCACACAGCACACCCAACTGTAGAATTCTAAAAGCTAAAAGAAATATCAGTAAATAGTGCCATATGAAAAGCCAAAAGAACTCCATCAATGTCTATTATAATATAGATTGTCCAAAAAACTAGTGCTTGGCAGTCATGTGCAGTATTCAACCATTCTCA of the Watersipora subatra chromosome 4, tzWatSuba1.1, whole genome shotgun sequence genome contains:
- the LOC137394476 gene encoding uncharacterized protein; amino-acid sequence: MSPTSHIGAAAQLEPPEANQRKSFKPSASIQKIKLEIFNDLERVKEIWNELIRIKEIWNELIRVKEIWNELIRIKEIWNELIRIKEIWNELIRVKEIWNELIRIKEIWNELIRIKEIWNELIRIKEIWNELIRIKEIWNELIRIKEIWNELIRVKEIWNELIRIKKIWNELIRIKKI